Proteins found in one Kwoniella bestiolae CBS 10118 chromosome 1, complete sequence genomic segment:
- a CDS encoding anthranilate phosphoribosyltransferase, translated as MSSQYTPETFKVLLKKLVQTPDDFTPEDCAQCFRHLCVQGASEAQAGAFLTALTLSGLESSPDIVAACASVLREHAVSVTDLIPEAKDQHGHGMWDYRESDKEGDGYTGLVDIVGTGGDGWDTYNVSTTAAVVVAGSGVRVAKHGSKAATSTSGSADLLLSLDCRLAFPVSEVHTFLEHSPFLFLFAPHYHPSLAHIAPIRRNLNFRTIFNVLGPLINPARPQRMLLGVARKELGDTFAEVLRLLNVERALVVCGKEGLDEISPAGETWTWWLENGEITKGSIHPTEDFGLPLHSLSSVRGSTPDLNALTFQSIMSNSPAPPHLSSPASPDSPSLDTIRDYVLLNAAALLHVSGKAKSWKEGVDIARETIESGGALAAFEGFRDASKKAMGEHVDEMAVEDDGGIAAKNGFVNAWLKERGRKRADSVKQDEKQ; from the exons ATGTCATCCCAATACACCCCAGAGACTTTCAAGGTCCTTCTCAAGAAGCTCGTTCAGACGCCTGACGATTTCACACCGGAAGATTGTGCTCAGTGTTTCCGGCATCTTTGTGTGCAGGGAGCTAGTGAAGCCCAG GCCGGTGCCTTCCTCACTGCTCTTACACTATCAGGTCTTGAGTCATCCCCCGATATCGTTGCCGCATGTGCATCAGTCCTCCGGGAACATGCAGTATCAGTCACAGACTTGATACCAGAAGCCAAAGACCAGCACGGACATGGCATGTGGGATTACAGAGAATCAGATAAGGAGGGTGATGGTTATACGGGATTAGTCGACATAGTAGGCActggtggtgatggttgGGATACTTACAATGTCTCCACCACCGCTGCTGTGGTAGTTGCCGGTTCAGGGGTAAGGGTAGCTAAG CATGGATCAAAAGCAGCTACTTCCACCTCTGGATCAGCcgacctccttctctcccttgaTTGTCGATTAGCCTTCCCTGTATCTGAAGTGCACACTTTCCTCGAACACtctccattcctcttcctcttcgctccTCACTACCACCCCTCATTAGCGCACATCGCTCCTATCCGACGTAATCTCAACTTCCGAACAATCTTCAATGTGTTGGGTCCCCTTATCAACCCTGCAAGACCTCAGAGGATGCTGCTTGGTGTAGCCAGGAAGGAGCTGGGAGATACGTTTGCGGAAGTGCTGAGGTTGTTGAACGTGGAAAGGGCTTTGGTGGTCTGTGGAAAAGAAGGATTAGATGAGATCAGTCCGGCTGGTGAGACTTGG ACATGGTGGCTAGAGAATGGCGAGATAACCAAAGGTTCCATCCACCCCACTGAAGACTTCGGTCTCCCCCTTCATTCTCTATCTTCCGTCCGAGGATCTACACCCGACCTCAACGCTCTGACTTTCCAATCTATAATGTCCAACTCTCCCGCACCAccccatctctcttctcccgCCAGTCCAGACTCCCCCTCTCTCGATACCATTCGAGACTACGTGCTGCTCAACGCTGCTGCTCTATTACACGTGTCGGGTAAAGCGAAATCTTGGAAAGAAGGCGTGGATATCGCTCGAGAAACGATAGAGTCTGGTGGAGCGTTGGCGGCGTTCGAGGGGTTCAGAGATGCCAGTAAGAAGGCTATGGGTGAGCACGTCGATGAGATGGCGGTAGAAGACGATGGTGGTATAGCTGCTAAGAATGGGTTCGTGAATGCTtggttgaaggagagggggaggaagagggcgGATTCGGTGAAGCAGGATGAGAAGCAATAA
- a CDS encoding polynucleotide kinase 3'-phosphatase codes for MPAVKRAADGEEPPAKKPSSLKTNGHSKVAISFYDLDGTLIKPKSGAQFPKNRDDWVWWHSSVPELLKKEHEAGRHLIVISNQADPRDHIKSEWRAKLSLIAAKLPKEVPVRILAALSKNDVYRKPNIGMYEVVEKIYKDRGLEIDIENSVFIGDAAGRAAKGPQRKDHGDTDYKFALNVGLKFVTPEEHFLKHPRPHFPEPPNGFRPAKLGNLASLPHIVPSHTPITRPALEIVIFVGPPASGKSSFFRKHFASEGYEHINQDLLGSRDKCLRVAEQFLAGGTKVVVDNTNRNRETRAHWVRLAGKLNVPIRLFHFLCPLELAKHNNVYRACYGPADEPTRTLLPALAFNSYASAFEKPSIDEGFDEVRGVNFHFEGSEEQRRKWDMYMLELKR; via the exons ATGCCAGCAGTGAAGAGGGCTGCTGATGGCGAAGAGCCTCCAGCGAAGAAGC CCTCTTCTCTGAAAACGAATGGACACTCCAAAGTAGCTATATCATTCTATGACCTTGATGGAACACTTATCAAGCCCAAATCAGGAGCTCAGTTTCCAAAAAATCGAGATGATTGGGTATGGTGGCATTCGTCTGTTCCCGAATTGCTCAAGAAGGAACATGAGGCGGGCAGACACTTGATCGTCATTTCAAACCAAGCCGATCCGAGGGATCATATCAAGTCGGAGTGGAGAGCGAAATTGTCTCTGATCGCAGCGAAA TTACCGAAAGAAGTCCCAGTACGAATCTTAGCGGCGTTATCAAAAAACGACGTATACCGAAAACCAAATATAGGAATGTATGAAGTGGTAGAGAAGATATACAAGGATAGAGGCTTAGAAATAGATATAGAAAATTCAGTCTTCATAGGTGACGCCGCTGGGAGAGCTGCTAAAGGACCTCAAAGGAAAGATCACGGTGATACAGATTACAAGTTTGCTTTGAATGTTGGACTCAAATTTGTAACTCCCGAA GAACATTTCCTCAAACACCCTCGACCTCACTTCCCGGAACCTCCTAATGGATTTAGGCCTGCAAAATTGGGCAATCTAGCATCTC TTCCTCACATCGTCCCATCGCATACTCCAATCACTCGTCCGGCGCTAGAGATCGTCATCTTTGTAGGCCCACCAGCATCCGGCAAATCGTCTTTCTTCCGAAAACATTTCGCTTCAGAGGGCTACGAACATATCAACCAAGATCTACTGGGCTCGAGAGATAAATGCTTGAGAGTTGCCGAACAATTCTTGGCAGGAGGTACGAAGGTTGTAGTGGATAATACGAATCGCAATAGGGAGACCAGGGCTCATTGGGTCAGGTTGGCCGGGAAGTTAAACGTTCCCATCAG GTTGTTTCACTTCCTCTGTCCACTCGAACTTGCCAAGCATAATAATGTCTATCGAGCATGCTATGGCCCAGCCGACGAACCTACCCGTACCCTCTTACCTGCCTTGGCTTTCAACTCTTACGCAAGCGCTTTTGAGAAGCCCTCGATTGACGAAGGGTTTGACGAGGTTAGAGGAGTAAATTTTCATTTTGAAGGTTCGGAAGAGCAACGAAGAAAATGGGATATGTATATGTTAGAACTCAAAAGATAG